One stretch of Gopherus flavomarginatus isolate rGopFla2 chromosome 2, rGopFla2.mat.asm, whole genome shotgun sequence DNA includes these proteins:
- the TM2D2 gene encoding TM2 domain-containing protein 2 — protein sequence MVPGVGWPVSYVLLCGQAALLLGNLLLLQGVSRSHQHNATGAESGDPGEPDQPAGSPAPACDYGDPQAPLVLCTFLPEEFIECEDPVDHVGNITAQRELGYGCVKFGGQAYSDVDHTPVQCKALDGIECAEPRTFLRGNKPCIKYTGHYFITTLLYSFFLGCFGVDRFCLGHTGTAVGKLLTLGGLGIWWFVDLILLITGGLMPSDGSNWCTTY from the exons atggtgccgggggttgggtgGCCGGTGAGTTACGTCCTGCTGTGCGGGCAAGCAGCGCTGCTGCTGGggaacctgctgctgctgcagggcgtCTCCCGGAGCCACCAGCACAACGCGACCGGGGCGGAGAGCGGGGACCCCGGAGAGCCCGACCAGCCCGCGGGCAGCCCGGCCCCCGCCTGTGACTACGGGGACCCGCAGGCGCCGCTTGTGCTCTGCACCTTCCT GCCCGAGGAATTCATTGAATGTGAGGATCCAGTAGACCATGTTGGAAATATTACTGCACAGCGAGAATTAGGTTATGGATGTGTTAAG TTTGGTGGCCAAGCCTATAGCGATGTAGACCACACTCCAGTGCAGTGCAAAGCACTAGATGGTATTGAGTGTGCAGAGCCTCGGACTTTTCTACGAGGGAATAAACCATGTATAAA GTACACTGGCCACTACTTTATAACTACTTTACTCTACTCCTTCTTCCTGGGTTGTTTTGGAGTGGATCGATTCTGTCTGGGCCATACAGGGACAGCAGTGGGAAAACTACTGACTCTTGGAGGACTTGGTATCTGGTGGTTTGTTGACCTTATTCTCCTTATTACTGGAGGGTTGATGCCTAGTGATGGCAGCAACTGGTGCACGACTTACTGA